Sequence from the Candidatus Thermoplasmatota archaeon genome:
CTAATTTACAGGTAAGAGCCAAAATTTTTTTTATGTCTCGCTTTTGCTAAAGAAATAGCTACCTAGGCCCATCATTACAACACAAACCACTGAAACAACTAAAAGATCCACAATAGGAGGAAACATATTATCCGCATTTATGAGGCTACCACGTAACCCATCCACCATGTAAAAGATAGGGTTAAGCTGAGCAACAGGTAAGATCCATGAGGGGAGGGTATCTAACTTGAAAAAAGCCGATGAAACCATTACCAGAGGCATAATAACAAGATTCATAATCAAAGGGAAACCCTGCATATCACGCATCTTAGATGCGATGACCAAACCAAAACCTACAGCAGCAAATGCAGAGAGGACCATAAAAACCAGTGTTAGGAAAAGCCCAGTTACACTAGCTGGAAATATCCCGAGTGCAAAAGCAATAAAAAGAATAATAAGCCCCTGAAACAGAGCAGTTGTTGCGCCACCAATTGTTCTACCAACAATAATCGAAAGCCTACTAACAGGCGCAACTAGTACCTCCTGTAGAAAACCAAATTGTTTGTCCCATAATACCGAGATGCCAGTAAACATCGAAGATGACATGATAGACATCGCTATAATCCCCGGGGCAATAAATTGGGTATAGTCTTTACTTTCCATACCTGGGAGTTGAATTGATTTAAGGCCAAAACCAAGAACTACGAAGAAAAACAAGGGTTGAACAATCATGACAACCATTCTACTCCGGGAGCGAATAAACCTTTTGATTTCACGGAGCCACATTACATAAATCGCCTGAAATTCTTTCCTAAACAAAAGCTATCTCCTCCTCATCCGAAACCTCGGAGGCATAGTATCTCTCAGGTTCGGTCCTGTTTCATTAACATTAACACGGATATTACGCCCTGTAAAAGATAAAAACACATCATCCAATGTTGGTTTTCTAACGCTAATTGATTTTATATTTATACCAAGACTACGAGCAATATCAATCACCAGAGGAATCTTTTCCTCACCTTTTTCCACACCAAGTGTCAAAAAAGAATCATGCTGTTTAATGTTTTTAATCCACTGTTCCTCACCCAATCTTTTGCTTAAACCAAGCATATCAGAACATGACAACGTTATTACATCGTTACCAACAGAGTTCTTTAGGTTATCAGTTGAATCTATAACAAGAATTCTACCGTGATCAATTATCCCAACACGGTCACATAGATAATCAGCTTCTTCCATGTAATGTGTTGTAAGAAAAATCGTTGTATTTTCCTCCTTGTTCATCTTACGTATATAATCCCATATAGCTCTTCTTGTCTGTGCATCAAGACCAAGCGTAGGCTCATCAAGGAACAAAATAGTTGGGTAATGCATGAGGCCACGTGCTATCTCAAGACGTCGTTTCATACCACCAGAGTAGTTTTTCACAAGAACATCTTTTTTATCCTCTAAATCTACTAAAGTCAAAACCTCTCTTACGCGGTTTTTTCTTTTATCTCTATCTAAACCATACATCCTAGCATGGAAATCAAGGTTTTCTTTACCTGTTAACTCAGTGTCTAATGCTGGCTCCTGGAAAACGACGCCGATGTTCCCCCTAACCTCATTTCTTTGTTTGATTATATCAAAACCAGCTACATCAGCTGCTCCCTCAGTTGGGTTCAGTAGGGTTATAAGCATTTTTATAGTGGTTGTTTTACCAGCACCATTTGGTCCAAGGAAACCAAAAATCTCACCTTTTTTAACTGAGAAAGATATGTGATCCACTGCTGTAAAACCATCGAATTTTTTTGTTAGATTAGTTGTTTTGATTATATCCAAAATTTCAGTCTCCTCTCGAGG
This genomic interval carries:
- a CDS encoding ABC transporter permease is translated as MFRKEFQAIYVMWLREIKRFIRSRSRMVVMIVQPLFFFVVLGFGLKSIQLPGMESKDYTQFIAPGIIAMSIMSSSMFTGISVLWDKQFGFLQEVLVAPVSRLSIIVGRTIGGATTALFQGLIILFIAFALGIFPASVTGLFLTLVFMVLSAFAAVGFGLVIASKMRDMQGFPLIMNLVIMPLVMVSSAFFKLDTLPSWILPVAQLNPIFYMVDGLRGSLINADNMFPPIVDLLVVSVVCVVMMGLGSYFFSKSET
- a CDS encoding ATP-binding cassette domain-containing protein, with the translated sequence MLDIIKTTNLTKKFDGFTAVDHISFSVKKGEIFGFLGPNGAGKTTTIKMLITLLNPTEGAADVAGFDIIKQRNEVRGNIGVVFQEPALDTELTGKENLDFHARMYGLDRDKRKNRVREVLTLVDLEDKKDVLVKNYSGGMKRRLEIARGLMHYPTILFLDEPTLGLDAQTRRAIWDYIRKMNKEENTTIFLTTHYMEEADYLCDRVGIIDHGRILVIDSTDNLKNSVGNDVITLSCSDMLGLSKRLGEEQWIKNIKQHDSFLTLGVEKGEEKIPLVIDIARSLGINIKSISVRKPTLDDVFLSFTGRNIRVNVNETGPNLRDTMPPRFRMRRR